TAGGACGAACTCGAAGGGACATTGAAAACCTGTTCGCCTTAAGTGTGAGAGGTCCGTGTTAGGGGAAGCGATTCACAAAGCTCAAAATCTACTATTCCTGGTCGACCCACGTATCCCCGACCTAAGGAAACGAACATAAACATAATAAAAACGTGAATTGGATGTATACGTCCATGATACGAAGTATTCGTTCTAGCCCTGTGCTATTGAGTGATCCTTGCTTGCCGTCGCTGGTGCAAAGTTTTGCGCTGTCACAAAAGCTGACATCTAAGCTAGCTTGCTTGCTTAAAAATTCTTCTGTGCCctcaagctgaaaaaaaaaagaagttaaacACAGTATTAAGGGCATATTTAGCTCCGTAATGTGTAAAAACCACTTGTTCTTGAGGATCCTTTTCAGTGTGCTCACCACAACGATGGGTCGGCATAAGCCAATGCCTTCCCGTGTAACTACCAGAGTTGCCTTCAAAACGTTTTCCCAAGTCTGCTCTACAAGCCTATTGCAGAGCCGAGTATAGCAAGCGTCAGAGgcggtagggtggctagaagagGTGGATCAAGATGTTCGGCTTAACCGAATTAGCAATTCGTGTTAAGCGGGGTTTTTTTGCATTGGATTTATAGGAAACCGACCGAAACTTCATAGGCTGTTCCTCATATCCGAAAAATCGGTTTAAACGGTTTCGTCTTAACGGGAGTCCACTGTAGTTCTGTTTGACGTCAGCctcacgagatggcgccaccagcgctGCCGCTCACACCTACGTCTCCGCGGTATTCCCGTGCCCTGCAAAGTGAACACGACGGAGCCAAATTTGCAACGACCACGTTGCGCTAAGCTTCTGGAGTGAATATATCTCTTCCTCGCCGAGCCGAGAGCACTCATGCAACTCGGTAACGTTTCTATATGTTGTGGTTGAACAAAGCGTGACAAGATGCCGGAAGATGTGACCATGCGTTGCTGCCGCCGTACGCGTGTCCGGTGTCCCCTGGTGACAGCtgaatcgaacctgcaacctcgcGCTTAGAAGCAGAACGCCGCCACTGAGCTCTCCCTGGTAACCCATCACACATgcagcactatatatatatatatatatatatatatatatatatatatatatatatatatatatatatatatatatatatatatattgccggcTTTTGCTGATTATATTGCCGACTTTTGAAAAATTATACACACAACGCACGTGGCACGCTAATAACGAGAGCGAAGCGAAAGGTACTTGCGACATTCGATGCACAAACAAAAGGATGTTACATATACCACGCAATTTTGTTTATAACATCGCCAAGCAGCGTGTTGGCGGTGTCGTCTGGAGTCCCCCAATCGAAGGTAGACCTTGAAAGCCAAGGTCTACGGCATGACGCCTGTAACAAATGGCGCCTCCAGCCTTCACGCCTCGTAAGGAGACCATTTTTTTCGGCAGACAATCGAAAGAAGCGTCACGCCCGGACAGCGTCGCGCATAGCATAGCAAGCAGAGTACTCTCCGAATAAAATGCGAGCTCggcggagagagaaaaaaaaaaagaacaccgaaGACGTGTCGCCGGTGCGATACTGCAAGGTTACAAGTACATTGCCTCGCGgtgatgcgtttcttttttttttcttattgattgCTGCCGTCGCTTCTTTCCCCAATAACTTCCTCGATAGACGCAAGCCGGTACCACTTGTCGGCACGCGGAGATTTATCCTGCTACAGAAGTCAAGTAATTGCGGGTATTTTCCTCGTTCGAATTCGTTCTCTCATTTCCGTCTCGCCGGTGCCGATTTCGCTGAACTCATCAGTGAAAGCGAGTTCCGAAGTTATGCGCCGGGAAGCAAAATCGACTTTTGCAGTGGGTAGTTAATCGGACTACTGCTACTCATATCATAGTTTTGTTGAGCTACGTTATTGACAGGGAACGAAACGAATGACGACCGACGACGCAAACGATTGTACGAGAGCGCAATCTACAAAGTGATTTTATTCAAGCAAAGCGCGATTGCTTATATTTGGTGATAAATGGGTGATGGTGAGAGCTAGCTACgtcacacatacaaaaaaagacCTAAGATATCTAGAATGAAAGAACCCGAACAGTGAGAAAAACGTGAAACCTTTTGTCAATTAAAGGAATGCGACATCTGTCGGCCAACCATGCGGACGTCATTGACGGTTGAGTTGCACATCGTTTGTTACACAATCTATCTCGACGTCTGTAAGCAGAGTCGAAGAAGCTTGCTAGCCCTAGTGTGGTCATCAAGAAAGTAATAACACTTAAATAGGGAAGCTATAGACACCCAACTTCTGCCCCGATGACGGCTTGAGCCAATCAGATAGGCCGTAGCACTGCTAATGCTACGGTGGTAATACGGCGAAGCGTGACGTCACCTTAGGGCAACACAGAACTCGCGCTTACACCCATTCCGGTTTGCACATGTACAGACGTGCCGCTATCCTGGAAAACACTGACAGAAtatgtgaacaaaaagaaaagagaaaacgtTTCTAGGTGTTGCTCACCGCTGCCGCAATAACCAAGAGCGCCCTAATGAGTCGCATATTTGCGCAAGTTTTACGCACTCCTaacgcgctgtcacgtggtgagAAAAGCTTTCGAAATAACCGCCCAGAATGACGCGACCCAGAAGCTCCTAACTAAAACTATGCAATGTATTCAATATATACATTGTACAAGTCCTAATGTCGCGCATGTATTCAAGACGTTTGCGTCGTTCACAGTCGTGTGCGGAACGCGcgcatgtcgtctgctaccagcgACCGACGCGACGTCTATCAGCGGCCGGCGGCGGCTCGCggagcctccgagattcgcgatAGTGCGTCGTCGAACTCGGAGTCCACGCGGCTAGCCCGTGGCGCCCGATGGCGAGCTTTGTTTACGGGAGGTCCGCGGGCGGCGGTGCGCGTAAGCATCATATGATCGCTGTCTGTAGTCCTTGACCCGCCTCACCGCTGCGCATCCGCTCGCACAAAAGGACTTCCGCAGTGTCGCGCAAAAGCCGGCGACGAAAGGAGCGTGCTTCTTCCAGTCACATGTCAAAAGGTACGACAACACGCCCGCGATCACGGCCGTTAAGGTACGACACGGCGCTACGCCGCGCGCtagaaagaaaaggcacaatCCTTTTGCTTTCCGCGGTACTTGCATAACCGATCACGTGCGTCGTTTGGCCTGCTTTCGGTTACACAACGACTGCGCAATTGCGTTACGACTACGCCGCTTCGAAAGAGCCGCGCCGTCCGAGCGGGCCTACCCGAGCGTTTCCCTCCGTTTTGCTGCTACCGCGCACGCCGAAACCTGTTTGTGGAACCGCGCTTGCATGGCTCTGCGCTGCGTTTTCTTTGTATTCTTGGAGCAAAAGCGCGCGCGCAATGCAATGCGCGTCCACGCAGTGTAACCCTGTTTTTCCTCAATGCGATGAACGTGTGAACAGAACTACTTTCGCACGACGGGGAGGCCTTTAAGATACGGCAATTCCATGTGAATGCAACTACACTGCGGGTAGCGCATGGAGCATGCACGAAGAGCACGGCTCTTCGATAGAGCTTCCGTTTTGGAGCATATCAGTACCCGATTAGAATACGTGCATTGAATCCACAAAGCCTAAAGCTTTAGGACAAGATCTAGAGTCGTGAAGGATGTGAGCTTTTGGCGCACTGGTGTGAAATGTCTAAAATAAACCGCGAGAAGCTATTCCTAATCAAAGCTCATACGTGGTGCAATAACATGCTTTCCATGGTCCACGCTACTAACCAACCAATTATTACAAAAATCAAATACCAGCTACGTTATGAACGCACAAACTTGTGAACCATGTGTTTTAGAGACACATTGACAAAGCAACCTAGATAGAGGCACGTGTCAGTACATGTGCACTTGTACAACTATATTATGCAAACTATAGCTAGCGTGAATGTCTCATGTAATCCCATACAATCAAGTACAATCTTGAATGAAACGTGCCCAACCCCACGTAATCATGAGTTGATGAGAATAGTGCAGGGCTCCTGTACAATAAAAATATAAAGGTCACTTACATAAAAGACTTTACCAAAGCATTTGTTCAATACTTTCAAACTAGAAGCATAAAAATAAATTAGGCAAAGAACTCCAGTAGCAGCACATGTTTGTAATTGAATATCTTGCCATCCTGCGCACTTTGATGGAACAGTGCATCAGGCTGGTACTTAACATAATGATATTGGTTTATTGGTTGTTGGTTATGTTTATAGTGAACCCAAAAACTGTGTAATGTACCTTTAAAATGCCCACGTGTAACAAATTGCGTAGCTGATACACTTACGTGGTTTAAAACAGATGACACAGTTCAGGAAGTTACACAGCATGCAGCACAATCCACTGTTAAACGAAAACTCACAAACCAACATAACTTAATTATCACCAGCTCTGTTGTAGTAAAAAAAATTGCATCATCTGACACATCACGCAAACCCAATTTTGGGGAGAAATTATTGCCGAGACCTTCATGTGAAAACCGAGTTGTAATCAGACCAGAAACACTACTAGTTTGgtgctcccttttttttttaacagtagACCGTTACTGTACCTTGTACTTAACACTGGTTTCCTAAATAAGCCTTCCTTGTGTTTGCACAGATTATATATTATCAATGCTGTAATGCAGGCAGCAAAAGAGGAAACATGGCCCAGCTAGTATCAGCAGATACCGTGGAAGGAGTATTCAGCATGATCACCGCGTACATGAACGAGGACCTGGTCAGCCAGATTGGTGGTGTCTTCGTTTTCGACATCAAAGGTACATCATGCATGCATAACATTTCTTGTCGAGTACACACAGCAGTGTTGCCTACAGTTTAACTACAGTGATATTGAATGAGACCTTCAAATTAGACCCGCCATTGTCAGTATGAGGACTGTGATAAGTCTTTGTAATCTAACTTTCACTGCAGACATCCCGCAAACATTCGATTGGCACTAAAGATAAACATAACGTGAACCTAGACTGGTAAACTGCACTTCTAAAATACCAAATATATGAGCCTTATCAGAATTGGAGGTATGTTGAGGCAGAAATGACACAGAAACAAGACTGGTGGCTACACCGCCTTGAAGATGCTGCACCAGCGCCTCGCGATGTGACAGATTTTGGCAGGACCTTCCGAGTGTTAGTTGGGCATTTACCAATAAAGGATTACAGCATACTTGAAAAAGCAGAGACACAAACCTGGCAAACTTAGGGAGTATTTGATTGACATAGGTGACTGAAAAGCATGAAGATCCACCGAAATCTGTGACCTCGCAACATTGTCGCTGGCATCACATTTCACCTACGAGGTTAATCGTCCCTTCTCATCCCAGGTGAGCCCAACAAGTGGTATGTCGACCTCAAGAACGGCAAAGGTTCGGCGGGCAAGGGAGACCCACCTCAGGGTAAGGTCGATGTGACCTTCGTCATGGAGCGTGACACCTTCATCAAGATGTTCACGGGAAAGCTGAATCCGACCAGTGCCTTCATGGGCGGCAAACTGTCACTCAAGGGTGACCTGCCTATGGCGATGAAGCTGGACAAGCTCATGGGAGGGATGCGTTCCAAGCTCTGATTCCAGCCGGCGCAGAAATGCAACCATCTGGACACTTTGCTCGTGCCGTGTGTTGACCGTGAGACATGCGTGGTGAAAAATGTTGCATATTCTTGTGACAGTCAAGCAGATGTTGCGACAGAGGGACACAGTATCTGTGTCCGAAGTAAAACCATGTGCCACATAAAAATTTTACGCATACGATAGACAGATGGAAGAGCTTGAGTACAAGCAAGAGTTTTCATCCTTGCTTGTCGCTTGCTCTATTTATGGTTTTTTTTCAATGTGGGGTACCTTTTATGAGAGCTTATAAGCCATCCACCGCCTTATCATTCAAAACCGTAAACCCACCTAGTACAGCTGTTCGGAAAGATAAAATCTCTTCTGCTATCCAGTGAGACTCGCATAACCCCAGAGCTTATGATGCGCGGGACCATTCCATATATATAAGCAAAGTAAAGCAAAGATGATGACTTCGCAGTTCCATGTAACCTAGAACTTGAAGCTAATGGTAATTAATGGCACAGTCCTGGTAACGATGATATCAGTGGTAGTTTATTAGAACAGAGCTGCAAGTGCAGCAGTTTTAAATTAATGTCAGTTGCATATgctgcagaaaaataaagaaaaaaaaagaacaagagaagTAACGCCACACAATTCATGCAAGGCAATATTAATTAACATTGGTTTGTAATGCTTGGATGCCTGAAACCAACACAAAAATATAACGGATTCTATGAACAGTTGAACCCATTCACAGAAGGGTTCACAGGCATCAGATTACACACAGGACATTACTTAGTGCATGTGTTTTATTTGTTATTCTCTATGTTTTTTTAATGAGATTTCAAAGCAAACTAACACAAGTCCACATAATGCGGGTAAGAGACATGCTAGTTTGTATGGTTGATAGTATGAGTACCAATTTGCTGAAAACACATTTGGAAACAAGTCTGTGATCGAACAACTATTGTCACAGGACATGGTGATATATAATACAACTACAACAGAGATACCGGATATCGTGCAGTGCTATAAATAGACATTCAACAACAGCACTACGTTAGTTGTGTGCAGTGTTAACCAGTGTGTTAAGTTACTGATCTAGTTATATTACAATGACACACGCATAGTTTGTGAAATACAGAAATGTGACTACTGCATGCACTGTTAACACACAGGCCATCTAGATGTGCTGTTTGTGAAATATGCAAAAGTTAGACAGAAAATTTGCATCTGCAATGCAAAGAGAGtgaaaaaacacaagcaaaataaattacTCAACAAGTGCGACTTAGAACAAGCGTCTCTGTACTCATGAAAAGTGAAAGTTTGTATAGTGTCTCTGTACTCGTGAAAAGTGAAAGTTTGTACACATTGTGCTGTGTGAGTGCGGTACCATCAATGAAAGGAACTGCAACAAGACGAAACAACAGGGATGCACttaaaatgcaaaacaaaaatgtaaagatATATAGACACAAATGCCCAAGAAATGCCTCTTGGAACAATAGTTGTGTCCTTTCTCAAATAAAACTTTGTATGCATACCTATATACTTGTGATCTCGTTGACTGACGAGACATAATTCTGTACTCTACAGGCAATATCGTCCAAAGCTCTTTTCTTGTTTCGGAGGAAGTTTCAGAGGAACAATAAACCTAGTAAACACCAGTGCACCGAGAACTGGTACATAAACACACGAATATGCACATAAGAGCATTATGTACTACAAATCAGTACACCTGTACAATAAGCTTTCGTGCTTTTggcaaagaaaacttcacacGCATAATCACGTAGTTTTGAGCCCACTGACAGATGACCGAGAAGCTGGCTGTCGGGAGCTGATGTATTGGGCTGAGCCCTTTTCAAACGAAAAGCTTTGGTTGTTAGGGACATTAAtgatgccttgcaccagttgcgaTGGTATTACAATATTACAAGCTTAAGACCACTGTTTCTCTAACTTTCAGAAATAAGACTACACATAAACAGAGAATACTTGTAAATTCACTGATTGACAGCACTTAACTCAGT
This genomic window from Dermacentor albipictus isolate Rhodes 1998 colony chromosome 9, USDA_Dalb.pri_finalv2, whole genome shotgun sequence contains:
- the LOC135917352 gene encoding hydroxysteroid dehydrogenase-like protein 2 isoform X2 — its product is MAQLVSADTVEGVFSMITAYMNEDLVSQIGGVFVFDIKGEPNKWYVDLKNGKGSAGKGDPPQGKVDVTFVMERDTFIKMFTGKLNPTSAFMGGKLSLKGDLPMAMKLDKLMGGMRSKL
- the LOC135917352 gene encoding hydroxysteroid dehydrogenase-like protein 2 isoform X1: MSKGSKRGNMAQLVSADTVEGVFSMITAYMNEDLVSQIGGVFVFDIKGEPNKWYVDLKNGKGSAGKGDPPQGKVDVTFVMERDTFIKMFTGKLNPTSAFMGGKLSLKGDLPMAMKLDKLMGGMRSKL